One genomic segment of Caloranaerobacter ferrireducens includes these proteins:
- a CDS encoding elongator complex protein 3, giving the protein MGSRKKIIPIFVPHKGCPHDCVFCNQKKIAGQIKDITAIEIEETIDKFLKTIPPSTKEIEVAFFGGSFTGIDIEQQEEFLNIVYNYKKKGLIDKIRLSTRPDYINNSILALLKKYDVDIIELGVQSLDEEVLIKSNRGHTVNNVINAVKLIKSWDFEIGLQFMIGLPGDTKEKAINTALNIIKLKPNFVRLYPTLVIKDTYLEYMYSIGKYKPLTLEEAIDICTDILILFNYYRIPVIRIGLQPTENISLRGDVLAGPYHPSIRQLVESNIYKIILEEFVKENEIKNVSMLIEINSKLVSNLVGQKSSNVKYLKDRYNIIIKIRKSELPLEILKMYVNEICYEVVVRRYMEKYLKRKGFILLK; this is encoded by the coding sequence ATGGGAAGTAGAAAAAAAATAATACCTATTTTTGTACCGCATAAAGGGTGTCCGCATGATTGTGTTTTTTGTAATCAAAAGAAAATTGCAGGACAAATTAAAGATATAACAGCTATAGAAATAGAAGAAACAATTGATAAGTTTTTAAAAACTATTCCTCCCAGTACAAAAGAAATAGAAGTAGCCTTTTTTGGTGGTAGTTTTACTGGAATTGATATTGAGCAACAAGAAGAGTTTTTAAATATAGTATATAATTATAAAAAGAAGGGATTAATAGATAAAATTAGATTGTCAACAAGACCTGATTATATAAATAACTCTATCCTTGCGTTATTGAAGAAGTATGATGTAGATATTATAGAGTTAGGTGTACAATCGTTAGATGAAGAAGTTCTAATAAAAAGTAATAGAGGTCATACTGTTAACAATGTAATTAATGCAGTTAAATTAATAAAAAGTTGGGATTTTGAAATAGGATTACAATTTATGATAGGCTTACCAGGTGATACTAAAGAAAAAGCAATTAATACTGCTTTAAATATTATAAAACTCAAACCAAATTTTGTTAGGTTATATCCAACATTAGTAATTAAGGATACTTATTTAGAATATATGTATTCTATAGGTAAATACAAACCATTGACTTTAGAGGAAGCTATTGATATTTGTACAGACATATTGATTTTATTCAACTACTACAGAATACCAGTTATTAGAATAGGATTGCAACCGACAGAAAACATTTCTTTGAGAGGAGATGTTTTAGCAGGTCCATATCATCCTTCGATTAGGCAGTTAGTTGAATCAAATATATATAAAATAATTTTAGAAGAATTTGTGAAGGAAAATGAAATTAAAAATGTTTCAATGTTGATTGAAATTAATAGTAAATTAGTATCAAATTTAGTTGGACAAAAATCAAGTAATGTTAAATATTTAAAAGATAGATATAATATAATTATCAAAATAAGAAAATCAGAGTTACCTTTAGAAATACTAAAGATGTATGTTAATGAAATATGTTATGAAGTAGTTGTTAGAAGGTATATGGAAAAATATCTTAAAAGGAAGGGTTTTATTCTACTTAAGTAG